One genomic window of Actinoplanes lobatus includes the following:
- a CDS encoding DUF3320 domain-containing protein, whose product MRPDDPERHPDPGEDARAALAAWRDGLVDPGGADRLINLPRGGADLVEIVSPNPAGVVEALRHGRDCTLAGAGAGAKKGDLRTELPDGVLGPLLRRLRRQTRLERADRGVDVLHLAAGLLHWQDGAGAGHASPLLLIPVDLVALGPGEVPRLRAGSGDPLVNPALAARLARLGVTLPEVGDLAGVDIAALTAEIAAAGAGRPGWHTADLAVLARFDPAVEAIRRDLTENEDRILAHPVVRALATAAGTEGAFAFTPITPDEIDVLAPPDDVPLVLDADAGQRACVAAACEGHSFVVDGPPGTGKSQTIANMAGALAHAGKRVLVVSEKASALNSVQHRLADTGLGNYLLDLHGDRLSRRHVAATLAAALEADPLPGTPMSDEARQELRERRERLNAYAEAVNEIRHPLGRSLYEVAGRFARLAGLPEAPAPALPAAGLTDEILDRIRDAANRLAGAWRPATERSGYRWREVAEREPLDEALLEAQLALEELSGAVAVNGTIAAAFHLRAPADAAALGEIAEHAAQRPPGAADQWLMANTLRPVRIAAEELAQRIDVSRRAAEAVRNRAGVGWETLAAPMDLDALPEPPRLDPPAVRLEPLTADEAKALAGRFAADADELEHQQQSLDRATVRLGLPDVVTFSDVELVHLVAELGGRPDKPERTWFAPGAQSAVHNAASTLRLHIDAVAAARAAAHEIFTGAVLTEPVEDLAERFVTLHRGARKLLAPYRRDRETVAGFTQPGVTVDEAVAELGLAVAWRRAHEGLIAAERQHAGLLGRFWRRADTDFPAIGRALQTAGEVLRVTPPEALPAVIDYVCAMHPADDLVRAVTEARDVFRYWRGTLRPEPDPAGRPELGHGPVHEAIAWLRAQVAPLRGTAAILRRLGDAVGRDLNGAEAAGIIEVRRGVIDAEDAFSAATRSLEATLGPVFQGRHTDLRALEDAIEWTAHARTLRTGADSALTGEQAEALVAGHPAPDLTPASTAWQEARQRIIDAFGPARQVRLGTALDRYETAHDLLRDLLDDDTGQQEWFQYLEARAVLAEYGMDTVIDFCADHAVDVQRLGDVLERSAYRAWTDHVLAEDERLQPVAAVVRDEMAAGFRRLDSDLLTDAAESVIEVLDRRRPEVTGGDGAALIRAEGLKNDGHLPVRDLLAGAWDTIAALKPCLVMPPAEVSRLLPAEASFDVVVIDEASRMTPAAAVACAYRGASLVIVGDDAQLPPAGDQPSVLVVANDCGAFTRLALTWHYRSRHESLIAFANEAFYQGRLNTFPSPHPSGADLGVQLHPAAVAGEARLVAERVLHHLTTRPSLSLGVVTLTAAHADEIADAVEAELAGRPDLEGFLGDFVVEGAETAQGDERDVIILSTGASLDAAGGPTGARRLAVAVTRARHRVEVVSAIGAGNREEPADEGERRLAAYLDYAEHGGPALTEQEPTPLEESIRETLENWGYPAHVRSGAGRYRVEIGVRHPDDTRESYALGVRCDGPGYQLSPVARDRDRLHEQVLHSLGWHLHRIWSVAWYHDRENEEARLRTAVESALAVPDVFAETEDETLTARPAQRPEWALPYERAVIEPLPATTRLADAVARQLLIEAVERVAEVEGPVHLATVTRRIREGWGIARLTQQIRTAIERAVRDSRAGFDGTFVTAPDTPIPAVRVPADGVTRKPDQVADAEIQLALEYLVLDAGLVEGEDLLAAAGRLFGWSGNRAGAARLAAMLDDLVEADRLIAHRNGLIAAPASDLLDLPDPAMLPRREETGRPVRTEVNL is encoded by the coding sequence ATGCGTCCGGACGATCCTGAACGACACCCCGATCCGGGCGAGGACGCCCGGGCGGCGCTCGCGGCCTGGCGGGACGGGCTCGTCGACCCGGGCGGCGCCGACCGCCTCATCAACCTGCCACGCGGCGGCGCCGACCTGGTGGAGATCGTCTCCCCGAACCCGGCCGGCGTCGTCGAGGCGCTGCGCCACGGCCGGGACTGCACCCTGGCCGGGGCCGGGGCCGGGGCGAAGAAGGGCGACCTGCGTACCGAGCTGCCGGACGGGGTGCTCGGGCCGCTGCTGCGCCGCCTGCGCCGGCAGACCCGGCTGGAACGGGCCGACCGCGGGGTGGACGTGCTCCACCTGGCGGCCGGGCTGCTGCACTGGCAGGACGGCGCCGGCGCCGGCCACGCCAGCCCACTGCTGCTGATCCCGGTCGACCTGGTCGCCCTCGGCCCGGGCGAGGTGCCCCGGCTGCGCGCCGGCAGCGGCGACCCGCTGGTCAACCCGGCCCTCGCCGCCCGGCTCGCCCGCCTCGGCGTCACCCTGCCCGAGGTCGGCGACCTGGCCGGTGTGGACATCGCGGCGCTCACCGCCGAGATCGCCGCCGCCGGCGCGGGACGGCCCGGCTGGCACACCGCCGACCTGGCCGTGCTGGCCCGCTTCGACCCGGCCGTCGAGGCGATCCGCCGCGACCTGACCGAGAACGAGGACCGGATCCTCGCCCACCCGGTGGTCCGGGCGCTGGCCACCGCCGCCGGCACCGAGGGCGCGTTCGCCTTCACCCCGATCACCCCGGACGAGATCGACGTGCTCGCCCCGCCCGACGACGTGCCACTCGTGCTGGACGCCGACGCCGGGCAGCGCGCCTGCGTGGCCGCCGCCTGCGAGGGCCACAGCTTCGTCGTCGACGGCCCGCCCGGCACCGGCAAGTCGCAGACCATCGCCAACATGGCCGGCGCGCTCGCCCACGCCGGGAAACGGGTGCTGGTCGTGTCCGAGAAGGCGTCCGCCCTGAACAGCGTCCAGCACCGGCTGGCCGACACCGGGCTCGGCAACTACCTCCTCGACCTGCACGGCGACCGGCTGTCCCGCCGGCATGTCGCGGCCACGCTGGCCGCCGCCCTGGAGGCGGACCCGCTGCCCGGCACCCCGATGAGCGACGAGGCACGCCAGGAGCTGCGGGAGCGGAGGGAGCGGCTCAACGCGTACGCCGAAGCCGTCAACGAGATCCGCCACCCACTCGGCCGCAGCCTGTACGAGGTGGCCGGCCGATTCGCCCGGCTGGCCGGGCTGCCGGAGGCGCCGGCCCCGGCCCTGCCCGCCGCCGGCCTGACCGACGAGATCCTGGACCGGATCCGCGACGCCGCGAACCGCCTGGCCGGTGCCTGGCGCCCGGCCACCGAGCGCAGCGGCTACCGCTGGCGCGAGGTGGCCGAACGCGAACCGCTCGACGAGGCCCTGCTGGAGGCCCAGCTCGCCCTGGAGGAGCTGTCCGGCGCCGTCGCCGTGAACGGGACCATCGCCGCCGCCTTCCATCTGCGGGCGCCGGCCGACGCGGCCGCCCTCGGGGAGATCGCCGAACACGCCGCGCAGCGCCCGCCCGGCGCCGCCGACCAGTGGCTCATGGCGAACACCCTGCGCCCGGTCCGGATCGCCGCCGAGGAACTCGCCCAGCGCATCGACGTGTCCCGCCGGGCCGCCGAGGCGGTCCGCAACCGGGCCGGTGTCGGCTGGGAGACGCTGGCCGCCCCGATGGACCTGGACGCCCTGCCCGAACCGCCGCGGCTGGACCCGCCCGCGGTCCGGCTCGAACCGCTCACCGCGGACGAGGCCAAGGCGCTGGCCGGACGGTTCGCCGCGGACGCCGACGAACTCGAGCACCAGCAGCAGAGCCTGGACCGGGCCACCGTCCGGCTCGGCCTGCCGGACGTGGTCACCTTCTCCGACGTCGAACTGGTGCACCTGGTCGCCGAGCTGGGCGGCCGCCCGGACAAGCCGGAGAGGACGTGGTTCGCCCCGGGCGCCCAGTCCGCCGTGCACAACGCCGCCAGCACGCTGCGGCTGCACATCGACGCGGTCGCCGCGGCCCGCGCCGCCGCACACGAGATCTTCACCGGCGCGGTGCTCACCGAACCGGTCGAGGACCTCGCCGAGCGGTTCGTCACCCTGCACCGCGGCGCCCGCAAGCTGCTCGCCCCGTACCGGCGCGACCGGGAGACGGTGGCCGGGTTCACCCAGCCGGGCGTCACCGTCGACGAGGCGGTCGCCGAACTCGGGCTGGCCGTCGCCTGGCGGCGCGCCCACGAGGGCCTGATCGCCGCCGAGCGACAGCACGCCGGCCTGCTCGGGCGCTTCTGGAGACGGGCCGACACCGACTTCCCGGCGATCGGCCGGGCCCTCCAGACGGCCGGCGAGGTGCTGCGGGTCACCCCGCCCGAGGCGCTGCCCGCGGTCATCGACTACGTCTGTGCGATGCACCCGGCCGACGACCTGGTCCGGGCCGTCACCGAGGCCCGCGACGTGTTCCGGTACTGGCGGGGCACCCTGCGGCCGGAGCCCGACCCGGCCGGGCGGCCGGAACTCGGGCACGGCCCGGTGCACGAGGCGATCGCCTGGCTGCGCGCCCAGGTGGCGCCGCTGCGCGGCACCGCCGCGATCCTGCGGCGGCTCGGCGACGCCGTCGGCCGCGACCTCAACGGCGCCGAGGCGGCCGGGATCATCGAGGTACGGCGGGGCGTGATCGACGCCGAGGACGCGTTCAGCGCCGCGACCCGGTCCCTCGAGGCCACCCTCGGGCCGGTGTTCCAGGGACGGCACACCGACCTGCGAGCCCTCGAGGATGCCATCGAGTGGACGGCGCACGCCCGTACGCTGCGCACCGGCGCGGACTCCGCGCTCACCGGCGAACAGGCCGAGGCACTGGTCGCGGGCCACCCCGCCCCCGACCTGACCCCGGCGTCCACGGCGTGGCAGGAGGCACGGCAGCGCATCATCGACGCCTTCGGCCCGGCCCGGCAGGTCCGGCTCGGCACCGCCCTGGACCGCTACGAGACCGCCCACGACCTGCTGCGCGACCTGCTCGACGACGACACCGGCCAGCAGGAGTGGTTCCAGTACCTGGAGGCTCGCGCGGTCCTCGCCGAGTACGGGATGGACACCGTCATCGACTTCTGCGCCGACCACGCGGTGGACGTACAGCGGCTCGGGGACGTGCTGGAACGCAGCGCGTACCGGGCGTGGACCGACCACGTCCTGGCCGAGGACGAGCGGCTCCAGCCGGTCGCCGCCGTCGTGCGCGACGAGATGGCCGCCGGGTTCCGCCGCCTGGACTCCGATCTGCTCACCGACGCGGCCGAATCGGTCATCGAGGTGCTCGACCGGCGGCGGCCGGAGGTCACCGGCGGTGACGGCGCCGCGCTGATCCGGGCCGAGGGCCTCAAGAACGACGGCCACCTCCCGGTACGCGACCTGCTCGCCGGCGCCTGGGACACGATCGCCGCCCTCAAACCGTGCCTGGTCATGCCGCCCGCCGAGGTGAGCCGCCTGCTGCCGGCCGAGGCGTCCTTCGACGTCGTGGTGATCGACGAGGCGTCCCGGATGACCCCGGCGGCCGCGGTGGCCTGCGCCTACCGGGGCGCGTCGCTGGTGATCGTCGGCGACGACGCCCAGCTGCCCCCGGCCGGCGACCAGCCGTCGGTGCTGGTGGTGGCGAACGACTGCGGCGCGTTCACCCGGCTCGCCCTCACCTGGCACTACCGCAGCCGGCACGAGAGCCTGATCGCCTTCGCCAACGAGGCCTTCTACCAGGGCCGGCTGAACACCTTCCCGAGCCCGCACCCGTCCGGCGCGGATCTCGGCGTCCAGCTCCACCCGGCCGCGGTCGCCGGCGAGGCCCGGCTGGTCGCCGAACGGGTCCTGCACCACCTCACCACCCGGCCGTCGCTGTCGCTGGGCGTCGTGACGCTCACCGCCGCCCACGCCGACGAGATCGCCGACGCCGTCGAGGCCGAACTGGCCGGGCGCCCCGACCTGGAGGGCTTCCTCGGCGACTTCGTGGTCGAGGGCGCCGAGACGGCACAGGGCGACGAACGCGACGTGATCATCCTGTCCACCGGCGCGAGCCTGGACGCGGCCGGCGGACCCACCGGCGCACGGCGGCTCGCCGTCGCCGTCACCCGGGCCCGGCACCGGGTCGAGGTGGTGTCGGCGATCGGCGCCGGGAACCGTGAGGAACCCGCCGACGAGGGGGAACGCCGGCTGGCCGCGTACCTCGACTACGCCGAGCACGGCGGGCCGGCGCTCACCGAGCAGGAGCCCACCCCGCTCGAGGAGTCGATCCGGGAGACCCTGGAGAACTGGGGCTACCCGGCGCACGTCCGGTCCGGCGCGGGCCGCTACCGGGTCGAGATCGGGGTGCGCCACCCGGACGACACCCGCGAGTCGTACGCCCTCGGCGTCCGCTGCGACGGCCCCGGCTACCAGCTGTCCCCGGTCGCCCGGGACCGGGACCGCCTGCACGAGCAGGTGCTGCACAGCCTCGGCTGGCACCTGCACCGGATCTGGTCGGTCGCGTGGTACCACGACCGGGAGAACGAGGAGGCCCGGCTCCGGACGGCGGTCGAGAGCGCCCTGGCCGTCCCGGACGTCTTCGCCGAGACCGAGGACGAGACGCTGACCGCCCGCCCGGCGCAGCGGCCCGAGTGGGCGCTGCCCTACGAGCGCGCCGTGATCGAGCCGCTGCCGGCCACCACCCGCCTCGCCGACGCGGTGGCCCGGCAGCTGCTGATCGAGGCCGTCGAGCGGGTCGCCGAGGTGGAGGGCCCGGTGCACCTGGCCACGGTGACCCGGCGGATCCGCGAGGGCTGGGGAATCGCCCGCCTCACCCAGCAGATCAGGACGGCGATCGAGAGGGCCGTACGCGACTCCCGCGCCGGTTTCGACGGCACCTTCGTGACCGCCCCGGACACCCCGATCCCGGCCGTACGGGTGCCCGCCGACGGCGTCACCCGCAAACCCGATCAGGTCGCCGACGCCGAGATCCAGCTGGCCCTGGAGTATCTGGTCCTCGACGCCGGCCTGGTCGAGGGGGAGGACCTGCTGGCCGCGGCCGGGCGGCTGTTCGGCTGGAGCGGCAACCGGGCGGGCGCGGCCCGGCTCGCGGCGATGCTCGACGACCTGGTCGAGGCGGACCGGCTGATCGCGCACCGCAACGGGCTGATCGCCGCCCCGGCGAGCGACCTGCTCGACCTGCCCGACCCGGCGATGCTGCCGCGCCGGGAGGAGACCGGCCGGCCGGTACGGACCGAGGTCAACCTTTGA
- a CDS encoding bifunctional NAD(P)/FAD-dependent oxidoreductase/class I SAM-dependent methyltransferase, translating into MEEQTYDVVVIGGGAAGLSGALALARSRRSVLVVDSGEPRNAPAAHMHNYLGRDGTPPAELLAAGRAEVIGYGAELLTGRAESAVRDGDGFRVAIDDGRLVRGRRLLVTTGLVDELPDIPGLAERWGRDVAHCPYCHGWELRDRRIGVLVTGPLSLLQAQMWRQLSPHVLILLHGHPAPGAEQSEELAARGIPVVAGEVVGVQVSGDRMTGVRLASGETVAVDALVAGPRFAARSGVLESLDLPAEPFEMHGLVLGSRIPADETGATRVPGVWVAGNVTNLGATVVVAAAGGQTAAAAINMDLIAEDTRRAVDGYRERISTMFTEEAWEQRYRGKDAIWSGRPNPQLVAEVPGLTPGRALDVGCGEGADTVWLAERGWEVTGVDISTVALERAAGHAAGAGVAERVTFRHADLRADPPGEAYDLVSAQFMHLPPEERRELYARLAAAVAPGGTLLVVGHHPSDLATFARHHFPDMLFTAEEIAAELDPEAWKVVTAEARPRTATDPDGRVITVRDAVLVARRQG; encoded by the coding sequence GTGGAGGAGCAGACGTACGACGTCGTGGTGATCGGCGGCGGCGCGGCCGGACTGAGCGGAGCGCTGGCCCTGGCCCGCTCCCGGCGGTCGGTGCTCGTCGTCGACAGTGGGGAGCCGCGCAACGCCCCGGCCGCGCACATGCACAACTACCTGGGCCGGGACGGCACACCCCCGGCCGAGCTGCTGGCCGCCGGCCGGGCCGAGGTCATCGGCTACGGCGCCGAACTGCTGACCGGCCGCGCCGAGTCGGCGGTCCGTGACGGCGACGGGTTCCGGGTGGCGATCGACGACGGCCGGCTGGTCCGCGGGCGGCGCCTGCTGGTCACCACCGGCCTGGTCGACGAGCTGCCGGACATCCCGGGGCTGGCCGAACGGTGGGGCCGGGACGTGGCGCACTGCCCGTACTGCCACGGGTGGGAGCTGCGGGACAGGCGGATCGGCGTGCTGGTGACCGGGCCGCTGAGCCTGCTCCAGGCGCAGATGTGGCGGCAGCTCAGCCCGCACGTGCTGATCCTGCTCCACGGCCATCCCGCGCCCGGCGCCGAACAGTCCGAGGAACTGGCCGCCCGGGGCATCCCGGTGGTGGCCGGCGAGGTGGTGGGCGTTCAGGTGTCCGGGGACCGGATGACCGGGGTGCGGCTGGCGTCCGGCGAGACGGTCGCGGTGGACGCGCTGGTGGCCGGGCCCCGGTTCGCCGCCCGTTCCGGGGTGCTGGAGTCGCTGGACCTTCCGGCCGAGCCGTTCGAGATGCACGGGCTGGTGCTGGGCAGCCGGATCCCGGCCGACGAGACCGGGGCGACCCGGGTGCCCGGCGTGTGGGTGGCCGGGAACGTGACGAACCTGGGCGCGACCGTCGTGGTGGCCGCCGCGGGCGGGCAGACCGCCGCCGCCGCGATCAACATGGACCTGATCGCCGAGGACACCCGGCGGGCGGTGGACGGCTACCGGGAGCGGATCTCCACCATGTTCACCGAGGAGGCCTGGGAGCAGCGCTACCGCGGCAAGGACGCGATCTGGAGCGGGCGGCCCAACCCGCAGCTGGTCGCCGAGGTGCCCGGACTGACCCCGGGACGTGCCCTGGACGTGGGCTGCGGCGAGGGCGCCGACACGGTGTGGCTCGCCGAACGCGGCTGGGAGGTGACCGGTGTGGACATCTCGACGGTCGCCCTGGAGCGGGCCGCCGGGCACGCGGCCGGGGCCGGGGTGGCCGAGCGGGTCACGTTCCGGCACGCGGACCTGCGCGCCGACCCGCCGGGGGAGGCGTACGACCTGGTGTCCGCGCAGTTCATGCATCTGCCGCCGGAGGAGCGCCGCGAGTTGTACGCCCGGCTGGCCGCCGCCGTGGCCCCGGGCGGCACCCTGCTGGTGGTCGGCCACCACCCGTCCGACCTGGCCACCTTCGCCCGGCACCACTTCCCGGACATGCTGTTCACCGCTGAGGAGATCGCCGCGGAACTCGACCCGGAGGCGTGGAAGGTGGTCACCGCCGAGGCCCGGCCCCGGACGGCGACCGACCCGGACGGCCGCGTGATCACCGTCCGGGACGCGGTTCTGGTGGCGAGGCGTCAGGGCTGA
- a CDS encoding helix-turn-helix domain-containing protein has product MAKDLESALAAVGPRLRELRQRREITLTRLAETTGISVSTLSRLESGSRRPTLELLLPLAEAYQVTLDELVDAPETGDPRVRARPIQRGGHTYVPLSRRPGGLQAFKQILPPEPGTCGVEQQTHEGYEWLYVLSGRVRLLLGDHDLVLTPGEAAEFDTRLPHAILNPGPEPAEVLNIFGPQGERVHVRARSTRGSGDDVAQ; this is encoded by the coding sequence ATGGCAAAAGACCTGGAGTCCGCGCTCGCCGCCGTGGGGCCCCGGCTGCGCGAGCTGCGCCAGCGGCGCGAGATCACGCTCACCCGGCTGGCCGAGACCACCGGGATCTCGGTGAGCACGCTGTCCCGCCTCGAGTCGGGCAGCCGCCGCCCCACGCTGGAGTTGCTGCTGCCGCTGGCCGAGGCCTACCAGGTCACCCTCGACGAGCTGGTGGACGCGCCGGAGACCGGCGACCCGCGGGTCCGGGCGCGGCCGATCCAGCGAGGCGGGCACACGTACGTCCCGCTCAGCCGGCGGCCGGGCGGGTTGCAGGCCTTCAAGCAGATCCTGCCGCCCGAACCGGGGACGTGCGGGGTGGAACAGCAGACCCACGAGGGTTACGAGTGGCTCTACGTGCTGTCCGGGCGGGTCCGGCTGCTGCTCGGCGACCACGACCTGGTGCTCACCCCGGGCGAGGCGGCCGAGTTCGACACCCGGCTGCCGCACGCGATCCTCAACCCCGGACCGGAGCCGGCCGAGGTGCTCAACATCTTCGGGCCGCAGGGCGAGCGGGTGCACGTGCGCGCCCGCTCGACCCGCGGGTCAGGAGACGACGTTGCGCAGTGA
- a CDS encoding phosphoglycerate dehydrogenase: protein MKVLLPDTIPLDPDLPAGVTTAVYDVRRPLPDEHTDAEVLVVWGNTPENLSDAAQRLKAVRWVQTLAAGPDAVLAAGFAADVVVTAGLGLHDRTVAEHTLGLVLAAARRLNRLVRAQIGRRWAGEWGGPQPVDEPGAFRTLRDANVVIWGFGGIAARLAPLLAALGAHVTGVARGAGERHGFPVVTDADLPGLLPETDLLINILPATPETAGVLGAAILDRLPAHAWVVNVGRGATLDEDALLAAIRAGRLGGAALDVFAEEPLPVASGLWDEPDVIITPHAAGGRPEGASALLGENLAAYRSGGSLRNVVS, encoded by the coding sequence ATGAAGGTTCTGCTCCCCGACACCATCCCCCTCGACCCGGACCTGCCCGCCGGCGTGACCACCGCCGTCTACGACGTCCGCCGCCCGCTCCCCGACGAGCACACCGACGCCGAGGTGCTGGTGGTGTGGGGCAACACGCCGGAGAACCTGTCCGACGCGGCCCAGCGGCTCAAGGCGGTCCGCTGGGTGCAGACGCTCGCCGCCGGGCCGGACGCGGTGCTGGCCGCCGGGTTCGCCGCCGACGTGGTGGTCACCGCGGGGCTGGGGCTGCACGACCGGACCGTCGCCGAGCACACGCTGGGCCTGGTGCTGGCCGCCGCCCGCCGGCTCAATCGGCTGGTCCGGGCGCAGATCGGCCGCCGCTGGGCGGGCGAGTGGGGCGGCCCGCAACCGGTGGACGAGCCGGGCGCGTTCCGGACGCTGCGCGACGCGAACGTGGTGATCTGGGGTTTCGGCGGGATCGCGGCGCGGCTGGCCCCGCTGCTCGCCGCGCTGGGCGCGCACGTGACCGGGGTGGCCCGGGGCGCCGGCGAGCGGCACGGCTTCCCGGTGGTGACCGACGCCGACCTGCCGGGCCTGCTGCCGGAGACCGACCTGCTGATCAACATCCTGCCGGCCACCCCCGAGACGGCCGGCGTCCTGGGCGCCGCGATCCTGGACCGGCTGCCCGCCCACGCCTGGGTGGTGAACGTGGGCCGCGGCGCCACCCTGGACGAGGACGCGCTGCTGGCCGCGATCCGGGCCGGGCGGCTCGGCGGGGCGGCCCTGGACGTCTTCGCCGAGGAACCGCTGCCGGTGGCCTCGGGCCTGTGGGACGAACCCGACGTGATCATCACGCCGCACGCCGCCGGCGGCCGTCCGGAGGGCGCGTCCGCGCTGCTCGGCGAGAACCTGGCGGCCTACCGCAGCGGCGGCTCACTGCGCAACGTCGTCTCCTGA
- a CDS encoding glycosyltransferase family 39 protein — MAPPRRGAGGDVPDPGRRSRVAAWLLRILPAAVPGVLMLGIALIQAGRPTLSWDEVTSAEMASRSVPQILATAPNIDAVFGFYYLLLHWWTGLAGTGEVALRLPSIVAMAAGVAVAAELGRRLFTPLAGLVTGLILCVVPNTTRYAAEARPYAFACFFSVLALLLLVEAIRRGGAYRWIAYGLSVLMLGLFHLLALTTLVAHAALVALQPGGRRRRRALVWGGTVLAALLPLAPIAWLGLRQQDAQLHWVGPITVRGIAGMPAGIAGSREVAWFLIGMVALVSWRPLRRLVPVALLALGPLTVLAAVSYLISPMWVARYLLVVLAPVAILAAVALTGGRDGWSRFTVTRVVTVLLVLAAVAVPGQRAVRAQTAKNGPDYRAVATIIGREARPGDVVVYPARNRSIRAGMDHYLAAEPVVPADPLVRVPSARTGTLIAEEYPDTAARLAGARRVWLVLGDRVADPLTIRPELRAMLTGGYRQVDVWQPKRATVALYELRG; from the coding sequence GTGGCACCGCCACGCCGGGGGGCCGGAGGCGACGTCCCGGATCCCGGGCGCCGCTCCCGGGTGGCCGCGTGGCTGCTGCGGATCCTGCCGGCCGCGGTGCCCGGCGTGCTGATGCTCGGCATCGCCCTGATCCAGGCCGGCCGGCCCACGCTCAGCTGGGACGAGGTCACCTCCGCGGAGATGGCCTCCCGGTCGGTGCCGCAGATCCTCGCCACGGCGCCGAACATCGACGCCGTCTTCGGCTTCTACTACCTGCTCCTGCACTGGTGGACCGGGCTGGCCGGCACCGGCGAGGTGGCCCTGCGGCTGCCCTCGATCGTGGCCATGGCGGCCGGCGTGGCGGTCGCCGCCGAGCTGGGCAGGCGCCTGTTCACCCCGCTGGCCGGGCTGGTCACCGGACTGATCCTGTGCGTCGTGCCGAACACAACCCGGTACGCGGCCGAGGCCCGCCCGTACGCCTTCGCCTGCTTCTTCTCGGTCCTGGCGCTGCTCCTGCTGGTGGAGGCGATCCGGCGCGGCGGCGCGTACCGGTGGATCGCCTACGGCCTGAGCGTGCTGATGCTGGGTCTCTTCCACCTGCTCGCCCTGACCACCCTGGTGGCGCATGCCGCCCTGGTCGCCCTGCAACCCGGCGGGAGGCGCCGCCGGCGCGCCCTGGTCTGGGGCGGCACGGTGCTGGCCGCCCTGCTGCCGCTCGCCCCGATCGCCTGGCTGGGCCTGCGCCAGCAGGACGCCCAGCTGCACTGGGTCGGCCCGATCACCGTGCGCGGCATCGCCGGCATGCCGGCCGGGATCGCCGGCTCGCGGGAGGTGGCCTGGTTCCTGATCGGCATGGTGGCGCTGGTCTCCTGGCGGCCGCTGCGCCGCCTGGTCCCGGTCGCGCTGCTCGCCCTCGGCCCGCTGACGGTCCTGGCCGCCGTGTCCTACCTGATCTCGCCCATGTGGGTGGCCCGCTACCTGCTGGTGGTGCTGGCCCCGGTGGCGATCCTGGCGGCGGTCGCGCTGACCGGCGGCCGGGACGGCTGGTCCCGGTTCACCGTGACGCGGGTGGTGACGGTGCTGCTGGTGCTCGCCGCTGTCGCGGTGCCGGGGCAGCGGGCGGTCCGGGCCCAGACCGCGAAGAACGGGCCGGACTACCGGGCCGTCGCGACGATCATCGGCCGGGAGGCGCGGCCCGGGGACGTGGTCGTCTATCCGGCCCGGAACCGGTCGATCCGGGCCGGCATGGACCACTACCTGGCCGCGGAGCCGGTCGTCCCGGCCGACCCGCTGGTCCGCGTCCCGTCGGCGCGGACCGGCACCCTGATCGCCGAGGAGTACCCGGACACGGCCGCCCGGCTGGCCGGCGCCCGCCGCGTCTGGCTGGTCCTCGGCGACCGGGTCGCCGACCCGCTCACCATCCGGCCGGAGCTGCGCGCGATGCTCACCGGCGGCTACCGCCAGGTCGATGTCTGGCAGCCCAAGCGGGCCACCGTCGCGCTCTACGAACTACGGGGCTGA